The genomic stretch atcatagtaggtacagcacaggagaaggccatttgcccactgagcctgtgctggctctttgaaagagctgtccaattagtcctattcccctgctttttcctcatagccctgtaaatttttttcttttcaagtatttgtagagtttccttttgaaagttgctattgaatctgcttccactaccctttttcaggcagtgctttccagatcgttacaactcgctgcgtttagaaaaaaagtttcctcatgtcccctctggctcttttgccgatcaccgtaaatctgtcccccctggttaccgacccttctggaaaaagtttctccttatttactctgtcaaaaccattcctgATTTttgaaacctctatcaaatctccccttaacccctgTTCTGAGGAgtagaaccccagcttctccagtcccttatccctggtgccattccagtaaatctcttctgtaccctctttaagccttgacatccttcctaaagtgtggtgtccagaattgaacacaatgctccagctgaggtctaaccagtgttatacaaaggtttagcataatttccttgcttttgaactctatgcctttattaataaagcccaggatcccatatgcttttttaacaaccttctcaacttgtgctgctaccttcaaaggtttttgtatgtgcacccccagatatctctgttcctgcgccccctttaaaattgtaccatttaatttatattgcctcttcccaccaaaatgcatcacttcacacttctcagtgttaaatttcacctgccacaccACCTGCCTCAATCATCTGCCACTATGGGCAGTCTTCATTTCAGCTATGTCTGAAAATAAACAGGTGTATACCCTTTATATTAAGAAGGGAGGGAATGTTAATGGAAGAGTAAAAACCAGTAAAAATACAAGTGTTTTTATTGTAGCTAGAGTGCAGGACTAACATTTCACTTACAATTACAACCTTCAGTGAGTGTTAAAGAATAAACTAATACAAAAATCCATATTAAAAGGAGTTGGAAatacaacatttgacaccgaatACCTGTTTTCATGGTCTGATTATATGGAGGTACAGTTTCAttggttcttttctctctctttgcagATACCGTGTTTGTGTGGTAGTGCACCATGCCTGCTATGTGGATGCTGCCCAAGTGGGAAGAATTCAACAGTTACTCGTTTGATCTTCGCGCTCTTTCTGCTGCTAGGAGTGGGAGTGGCTTGTATTATGTTGATGCCAGGAATGGAAGAGCAGCTCAAGAAGGTTGAGTATCTATGGGCGGTTTATGgtatacaaaaggcatcaaggggtatggggagagagcaggaatatggtattgagatagaggatcagcaatgatcatattgaatggcggagcaggctcgaagggccgaatggcatactcctgctcttattttctatgttttactCCGCTTATAGGTATAATCTGGTCTACAAGTGCAAGGCACAGAAATACATCTTTATATTATAGATGCTTTATGAATTAGACAAttctcttttctttcctaataTTGTATTTCAAGCATTCATCCTTTAAGtgtttttttgttttacttttaatGATGAGCTCCACAGCTATACAATTTGGCCCCACAAATCCATGGCTGTTCTGGCAGACTCTCACTTTAGCTTCAGTGGGAGTCTGCCGGAATGGCTAGAAAATAGGCCAGAAACTGGATATGCCAGGTCCTGTCCTTGCATGAAGTATCCAGGATGGCCTGTTGGGGGCGTAGCTTCTGTCCGCTCCAAACGTGGGTATCGTCGTAAGGGGGGAGGGGCACGTTGGTGCCAGCAACTTCCTACGTTGGGAATTCCCGCATTCTAAGCCCTCATTGGAACCCAGTGTATGATTGGCAGAGATACAACTGGCAAGTCAAAGCATACGTACCGGTTGAGGAGCAGATGTGCATTCCAATTAAGCATCCAGGATTATGATCCAGAACcacggggggaaaaaaaaaagcggAAACTATAGATTCTTTTTGGGGATACATTGCACCTTCCAACTCCCTGATCTGGCTACCTCAGCTAGACTTTCAGGTATCGTAATAATGGTGGGTGCTCTATATGTGCCCTTAGCGACCTGGTTGCTTGCCATTGTAGGGCAGAAAAGGGAACATCCTACCGATCCCGGAAAATCTACCGGGATAATCAGCACAGGTTCCCTATGGGTGCATACTGGCACTTGCATTGAAATGCACTCGATCAAAGATTTTTCaggagcttttttaaaaatttattctcgggatgtgagctttgctggcaaggctgacatttgttgtccattcctagttgttctcgagaaggtgatggtgggccgccttcttcaacTGGTGCTGTTCTTTATAGTGGTTTGATAGGTTACTTCAGAGAGCATTTAGGAATCAACCGTGTTGGTGTGGAACTggcgtcacatataggccagactgggtaaggatggcaggtttccttccataaaggacattagtgaaccagttgggttattGCAGCATCCTcggcacttttactgataccagtttttaaaattatttttttaaaactgaattcaaatgaccaaactgccatgatgggatttgaactcatgttctctattattaatccaggcctctggattaccaatccagtaacataaccactacactcaacggtattaccatcgccgaatcccccaccatcaacatcctggggggtcaccattgaccagaaacttaactggaccagccacataaatactgtggctacaagagcaggtcagaggctgggtattctgcggcgagtgactcatctcctgaccccccaaagcctttctaccatctacaaggcacaagtcaggagtgtgatggaatactgtccacttgcctggacgagtgcagctccaataacactcgaagctcgacaccatccaggacaaaacagcccgcttgattggcaccccatccgccaccctaaacattcactcccatcaccacctgcgcactgtggctgcagtgtgtaccatccacaggatgcactgcagcaactcaccaaggcttcttcgacagctcctcccaaacccacgacctctaccacctagaaggacaagggcagcaggcacatgggaacaacaccacctgcacgttccactccaagtcacacaccatctcgacttggaaatatatcgccgttccttcatcgtcgctgggtcaaaatcctggaactcccttcctaacagcactgtgggagaaccatcaccacacggactgtagcggttcaagaaggtggctcactaccaccttctcaagggcaattagggatgggcaataaatgctggccagtgacgcccacatcccatgaatgaataaaaaaaacatactgTAACCCCTACTTACTAAGGAAAACTGACATCTTTTTTCTCCTACTTGCTAAACAGAAACTAATGGGTCAAGAGTAGAGGTCCATTTTATTAGCAAATGGGTTTGTTTGATCTCTGCTGCAGAGGAAAAAAACAAAGTTTAAAAAGTGTTATGTGTTTGTTGGAAGGGGCTTCTTTAGCCCACAACGTTTGAGTGGGACACAGATTTGTATGCGTTCACAATTTCTATTTCAAATGCTGTTGTAGTGGTAGTGAAATTGCTAATGTCCATTTTGACCTTGCATTGTGGTAACGCCATATCAATTCAAGTAACTAGTTGGTGCTGAGCACAAGCAGGACTGAAACTCGAGCAAAGGAAGTACTCTGGTTCTGGATGCCACTTGCTCATtcttggaaaattaaaatgatcGTTCTCCTTTGTTTCTTTGTAGTTTGGCATCTTTCTTTCCATATGTCTTGTGCAATTTACACAAAACTGGGGGAATAACCTGCGTACAGAGATGGAATCTGAATTTTCTTAAAATTAACTCAACAGCTGTGAATGGCATCATTGTACTCCAAGGGTAACCCCTGCATGGTCTCAGAGTgttgtttaaaataaattaaagttcaAACTCTTATTTGGATGGAAACTCAAGTCCCTCAAACCTCTGAAGATAAACTACTTCCATACAAGAAATGTGGTTTTAGTTCTACTTTTGTagtaaagttttttaaaaaaatgatacaaAAAGATATGTGAATAAAACAAGTCTGAGTAGTTTTATTTTCCCCCTTCTTTCACCTCTGCAGATTCCTGGATTTtgtgatggtggaatgggcacatCCATTCCTGGAGTCCATGGCCAGGTGAACTGTGATGTGCTGGTTGGATACAAGGCTGTGTACCGGGTTTGCTTTGGCATGGCAATGTTCTTCCTTCTGTTTTCCTTGCTGATGATTAAAGTGAAGAGCAGTCAGGATCCAAGGGCTGCAGTACACAATGGGTAATATGCACCATTTCCAATTTTAGAAAGGAGGCTGTGGGGATGGAAGCCGTTACTTACTTCAGGGACTCCGTTACTAGCAATTTAATTTCATGTAACAATTAGGTAGTCAGCTATAAGCTGTGCAGTACGTGCAATAGTCTTGTGGTGGGAAATAAGTTTGTTATGGTGCTGCCTGTATGTCTACTCTTGAGCTGAAGTTTGTTAccacatttttattttttgttaTGAAGTACCTGTGTTCTCCTCCCGGGCCATACCAAGGCTGCAGCGAAAAGGTTAAGTGACTTGCTTCTAGGCTATGCTAATGCCACTCAGCTCCAGCTGAAAGGGGGTTTGTAAAAGAGAGCCTGACATAACAAATATTTGCTCCAAATTTCATTAAGATTGTAACTATGATTTTAACTTGTTTTGTATTTAAGTTACCGTAAGTAATGAAGATTAGTAAATTAACACAATAAATGTACACTCTTgcctccagcctcttgtgcatttccccctccttcactccaccattggtgcctGTGCTTTTAGCCACCTTGGTCCCATGCCCTGAAATTCCTTCTTTaaatccctcctcctctccatcatcttctctcctcaaaacccacttctttgatcaagcatttggccacccctcctaatcttCTTTTGGTTTGGTGTCCATTTCTTCTTTACACCTCTATGAAGCActgtgggatatttttctacattaaaggcactgtataaatgcatcaTGTTGTTAATTATCTTGTAGAGCTGTATGAAATTAGCACTCAGactcctcctttccaggctgaaaagcccaagtttcttcagATGTTCCTCTTAACTCAAACCTCTGACAATACTGATCACCTTGTGGTTTTCTCTGGGCTCCCTTCCAGTGCTTGAATATCTCCCTTTGTTTCTCGGTGACCAgaactcaaggtgcagtctggccAGAGCAGTTGTTGCCAGACTTGATGAGTGACTGACTGTCTTGCCTGTAGCATTTTTCTTTTGACAATTTGACTTTGATATTGGTCAAGTAAGGTGTATCTGGATGTGTTTGTGCCCATAAGGTTTGACATCATAGGGATTTTGAGAATGTCTCTGTTTTTAAGTTCCCTTCTCTCAAATGAAAGCTCCCTGTTGATACATCTGGTTTACACTTGCAGCCATTTGCAGATAAAAAGGGCAGAAGGGCAGCACTCAGTGCTTTATCTGTCCATCTGCTAGTCTCACCGCTCTCAAAATTTATAGGATGTAAACTCTTGACCGTTTTAGAACTGGGTGAGCAGCTTGAGACATTGAAGGGAACAGCAGTGATTAAAGATGGAGATGTATTGCTAACTACCTAACCTTTTATCTCCCCCATCTCCTTACATTGTAGTGATATTGTCAAGTTTTTgttatataaatatattttaccATTTTAACAAAAGATGTACAATTGAATAGAGTGAAACATATTAATCAGTGATACAATAAATTGTGCAGACACATCAAAATACATTTCTTCTTGCTGATGTCCAGTATCTGCTGCAGTAATGATAAGGATAGTAGATGGTCCTGTATTTTAAAATCATCTGTTGTCAATAATAACTTGACCAGCTTTTTTTCTTCTTCTAGATTTTGGTTTTTTAAATTTGCCACAGTGGTTGCTATCACAGTGGGTGCTTTCTTCATTCCAGAAGGACCCTTTACAACAGGTTTGTATAATGGCACTACTGATAACACAGCTATTTCATATTACCCTGAGATTTTTAAAAGCTGCCTTACGCTAAGCATTTTGATTACAAGTTATTTACCTTGGTATATCTATGTGGACTAAATCTTGATAGAATTACAATACACTATTAATGCAGCACTGTCATAATAAGTAATCTTGGGTCTACCATCTTTCACATGATCTCATATTGATGGCAGGCCTCACTTCACATAGTGCAAAGCAACACAGAAAAGGCTCTATGTAAGGGCCACCACGCAATATGCCAGAACTTTGTGTAGATGCTAATAGTACTGCTAGAATAAGGATTGTCTTCTGAAAATGCAACTCAGACACGTTTGGGACAGTGGAGAGTGAGCTTCACCCTGCCTCATTTCAAAAGTCCAACTGGGAGCAGTGAAAATGATTTTTACCATTAATCTGCTGAACTGGCATTAACTGAAAGTAGGATCAGAGATACCATACCTGATCTGGGATAGCTTAATGCTGGCACTGAATACAAAGCTTGATATGCAATTtaagtttattttaattttttgaaaTATGCTATCATATTTGATAATTATTCAACGTTTGTGAATTTTTATTTCTAGGTAGCCAATAAACAAACCTATTATGAAAAGATGCCCATTTTTACTTAGAAAACTTTAATGTATTAAGATCTTTTACTTTTCACTTTAAAATGCATGTTTAATGAGctgtgatttttataataaattgttcaaaatacatgaatgttatttttttaaacaatgagTGCGCTAAGATGATTTTACAAATTTTCATACCTTAAATGTAATGCAAGTTAAACTCATTtttttgaattttattttgtttgtttatttGCAGTCTGGTTCTATGTTGGAATGGCTGGTGCATTCTGTTTCATCTTAATCCAACTGGTCCTACTCATTGACTTTGCCCACTCCTGGAATGAATCATGGGTTGAAAAGATGGAAGAAGGCAACTCCAGGTGCTGGTATGCAGGTAGGGTAAGCAAACTGAAGAGCCATAGCTGTGTGTGTCACATTTTAAGGGTTTTTGCTGAATATTGATATTCCTCCACTCATTGACTGACTTGTTTGGTAAAATGTTGTTTCCCATGGGGATCCTCTTGAAGTACATCTGCTTTGTACCATTGTTACCAATTAGTTTACTAACTGGCTTTGTGCTCCTTCCCTTTCATCATGTCTAGGAATATGTCTATCCTAAAACTAAATAGCAAGAAATggggattaaaaaaaacatagttTGCTGAAATTACTGTTCTAGAGTTTAGAGAACTAGTTGGCTAGCAATTTACATAATCTTTTTTACAGCACTGCTGTCAGCAACGGGCATGAACTACCTGCTATCGCTGGTTGCCATAGTCCTCTTCTACTGTTACTACACTCATCCTGAGGGCTGCACTGAGAATAAAGTCTTCATCAGCTTAAATATGCTGCTATGCGTAGCTTCCTCTGTCATGTCCATCCTCCCCAAGATACAGGTATGACCCAGAAACTTTAGGACAATTGACCTGAAAAATCCAACTGAACAAATGCTATTCCATATTGTATTGTAAATACATTTGCTGCTCTAACAGACAACAAAGAACTTTAATAGAAAAAACTAAAGCAATGTCAAAGGAATAGGGTTCAAGAAAGGTACTTAATCAGTATAGTCTTCGACTCAGAATCACAACTACTTTCAAATTGAGCTGTGACTGAGAGTAACCAATgtttataggaacaggaatagactaTTCAACCCCTGGAGCCTTTTCTGCCATTCCAATAGATCACAGctaatctgtaccttaactctgtttatctgccttttctccatatcgctTGATACCCCTTACtatagtcttgaaaatttcaattgactcagcattcacagcattttgggggaaagagagttccagatttccactacccttttgtttaggggaaaaaaatgcttcctttgtgtgaaaagttcTTCCTTATTTCACTCCTATTtagcctagctctaactttaagattatgctctcttgtggattcccacaccagaggaaataatttctttatctaccctatcaaatctctctttcattttaaacaccttgattagatcacccgcCTAAACTCAggagaatacaaaccaagtttatgcaacctatcctcataatttaacccttcaggCCTTGGTatctttctggtgaatctgcgctgtactccctccaaggctagtatacccttcctgaggtgcggtgcccaaaactgaacacagtactccagatggggtctgaccaggccTCTCTACAACTAAAgcatcacttttgtattccagcccccttgagataaaggccgacataccattagcccttttgattactttttgtacctatgcACTAGCTTTGTGATTTttatacatggacacctaaatccctttgctgttGCACAGCTTCTAGCCTCTCCCCGTTTAGAAAATAtttcgatttgtctttctcagatccaaagtggatcacCTCACACTTCCACACATTGAACTCCCATctaccatagttttgcccactcacttaatctgtaaatttggatctacaactctgtattccttcatccaagtcatttacatgatgaaaagctgaggccctagtacagatccccggggaacaccacttgtcacatcccgccaatcaaagAATGTTCTCTTTATCTCTACTGATCTCAAAACTAATtatcaacccatgtcacaaggttacctccaattccgcaTGCTGCCATTTTTGATAATCTCCTGTGcaaaaccttatcaaatgccttctggtagttcatatagacaacatccatagatactgccctatccaccatgccagtcatctcctcaaaaaaattcaactagattaatcCGACATGACCTACTTTTCACAAATGTGCAAGTGAAACGTGCATATGAATTATGTATGAACCTGAGAAAGACAAAATTAGGCTAATTTATAAAATCAGACTGCAAGTCTATGCTGTCTGTATCAATGGAGCGTCCATCTAAAATCACTACTAGGAGTAAATAATTTAAACACTTTGTGTGAGATGcatatattgtaaatgtattgAAGAGATTGTTGATGTATTTTCAGGAGTCCCAGCCTCGATCTGGTTTGCTGCAATCCTCCATCATCACCTTGTACACCATGTACCTAACGTGGTCCGCTATGACTAATGAACCAGGTACTTTGCACATTTTAGTTACTATGTTTTAGTTAGTATGCTTCACCCTCATAAAAAGTGTTATATAGAAGACAGATTATTTTTGTGTGAGCTATAAATAATGCCCCGTGATATAATCTAATCTAATCTAATGTGAAAAAACAGCCTCTGAGGTCCAATAGTCCTCTAGCAGTGAAGGACAAAGTTTTCCTTGTGTGCCATGACAATGTTACTCCAGGATGCTGCTATATCATCTTTTATTTTTATCTGATTTCAATGTAGTTATGGAATTGAAAGggtggcattgaaaattgcattgGTTTATATTTTGGTGCTGGAATTCTGTTTCAGCTTAGATCGACTGAATAGTATTGGAAAATGCTGAAGCAGCTTATTTTCCTATTTGGCATGTCAATGGGAGTAGGTCTTACAGAAGTGAAGGGCTTTATTTTGTttgtcttttaaaataaaaaaaatgattcatTCCTCCAGGaggtattgttttttttaaaaatagttgtgTCCACGATGTTTCTAGGTAACTTACAGTCAAACTTGTCATGGATGCGTTGCTTAGAGAAATTGTGCCAGACTGAAAATGGGTGGAAACTTACAGCCTTAGCCTGCCTACACTGAAAATGGTGGTTGTAGAAGCAACACtattataattttattttaaatttgaaaaattgGCAGTTGCTGAAGATAGTATTAAAATTGTGATGCTATCAATCACAAATTAAGAGCTTGTTGATCCAGTAATTAGATTTAGTTGTTTGGCTGATTAGAGTTGTTTAATTAGGTAAATTGAATTTTAACCCACTTCTGCATATCACCTTTTAATAATTATGTAAATTAACAGTAATTTTAATTTACATCAGTAAAATGAAAATTCTTAAATAGTTAGTTTTAATGACCAGGATGATGGCTGAGATTTGCTGTGGTATAAAGCTGAATATGCTTTGTACATTGTAATTAGATAGAAAATGATTCTGAGACTACCGGAAGTCAGAAGGAAACACTTTGGGAAACTGTATAATAGCTGTTTTAGCTGTACTGAATAGCAGTGAGTAAAGCACACATACCCTCAGGTTATATGGACCTGCATGGGTCAGAGGACTTCTGTGTTCCATcttaaattaaattaacaaacttTCTGAATAATTGATTCTTTGTGGTCCGATCGTATGCCAGAGTTTCCAGAGCAGGTTTTGCCTTGTTCATTACAAAGTCGAGTCAGTCTTTAAAGcactttgcttttttaaaaaaacattaatagTTCTTAAAAGAGAATGTCATCTGCTTGAATATCTAGATTTAATAAGTAGTTGAAGTATAGACAGTAAGTTGAGAATTCAGCTAGTCACATTAAGGAGAATTTACTTTTTCATGTTTAATTTCTTACAGACCGAAAATGCAATCCCAGTTTGCTGAGCATGATTGGGTACAACAGCACAGGAACTCATGTCCCTGGTCAGGTCATCCAGTGGTGGGATGCACAAGGAATTGTAGGACTGATCCTATTTTTGCTTTGTGTTCTTTATTCAAGGTCAGTAACTTTCTGATCTATGCTCTAGTTAATTGCTGTACTTTTTGCCCAGTGATCCTCTTGATCAGgagggcttttttaaaaaaaaagtatgtgcCTGAAGGGTAACAGCAAAGTCGTTGTTAGCTAAAGTCATACTTGTGCACGTGAATTGTACTTGCACCTTATAAAAATAATGTGGGGGAATTTTCATTTACTTTTAATTTGGATCATCAAAACCTACTATAGTCGAcgtgggttgtcacttcctcaaaaaaatcaaggaGGTTTGCCAGGCAGGATCTTCCCTGACTGCAGCCATGTTGATTGCTGTTTACTAGGTtgttgtacagataatcctcaagtttactactgaacaattccattattttacatgggatTTAAGTAAGAAC from Heptranchias perlo isolate sHepPer1 chromosome 5, sHepPer1.hap1, whole genome shotgun sequence encodes the following:
- the serinc1 gene encoding serine incorporator 1; translation: MGAVLGACSLASWIPCLCGSAPCLLCGCCPSGKNSTVTRLIFALFLLLGVGVACIMLMPGMEEQLKKIPGFCDGGMGTSIPGVHGQVNCDVLVGYKAVYRVCFGMAMFFLLFSLLMIKVKSSQDPRAAVHNGFWFFKFATVVAITVGAFFIPEGPFTTVWFYVGMAGAFCFILIQLVLLIDFAHSWNESWVEKMEEGNSRCWYAALLSATGMNYLLSLVAIVLFYCYYTHPEGCTENKVFISLNMLLCVASSVMSILPKIQESQPRSGLLQSSIITLYTMYLTWSAMTNEPDRKCNPSLLSMIGYNSTGTHVPGQVIQWWDAQGIVGLILFLLCVLYSSIRTSNNSQVNKLTLTSDESTLIEEGAGQSDDSLDNSNNAHRAEDNEKDGVTYSYSFFHFMLFLASLYIMMTLTNWYSPDSSYEMMTSKWPSVWVKISSSWICIMLYGWTLVAPLVLTTRDFD